A genomic segment from Campylobacter sp. MG1 encodes:
- the mnmH gene encoding tRNA 2-selenouridine(34) synthase MnmH yields MQLISAKEFLNTNKNILIDARSPNEYKKAHLKKALNFFALNNEEHKLVGTKYATNKFNAKLLGASFICKNTSIHLKKIQNIANPHKDEIYIYCARGGQRSGAIGHILSEIGFKVYKCEGGFKELRNEMISYLNSYQNPNFVSLAGNTACGKTRLLKLLDNKIDLEKLAHHFGSTFGSRGFLQPSQQQFDINLINELKALKDAKVFIEAESKNIGTITLFNNFYEQMNSGIKVFCEASLDIRVQNCVNDYQNISSEFFYFCLERLKPYLGNALVYELSTAYNNKDLKSVAKILLINYYDKVYKKPKEFDLLLNLDDLEKAKDILNNL; encoded by the coding sequence ATGCAGCTAATTAGTGCTAAAGAATTTTTAAATACTAATAAAAATATTTTAATAGACGCAAGAAGTCCAAATGAATACAAAAAAGCACATTTAAAAAAAGCCTTAAACTTTTTTGCTTTAAACAACGAAGAGCATAAGTTAGTAGGGACAAAATATGCTACTAATAAATTTAACGCAAAATTATTAGGAGCTAGTTTTATTTGCAAAAACACAAGCATTCATCTTAAAAAAATACAAAATATAGCAAATCCACATAAAGATGAAATATATATTTATTGTGCTAGGGGTGGTCAGCGAAGTGGTGCGATAGGTCATATTTTAAGTGAGATTGGATTTAAAGTCTATAAATGCGAAGGTGGTTTTAAAGAACTTAGAAACGAGATGATTTCGTATCTTAATAGCTATCAAAATCCTAATTTTGTAAGCCTAGCAGGAAATACAGCTTGTGGTAAAACAAGGCTTTTAAAATTACTTGATAATAAAATAGATTTAGAAAAATTAGCCCATCATTTCGGCTCAACTTTTGGCTCTCGTGGGTTTTTACAACCTAGCCAACAACAATTTGATATAAATCTAATAAATGAATTAAAAGCATTAAAAGATGCAAAAGTATTCATAGAAGCAGAGAGCAAAAACATAGGAACTATAACTTTATTTAATAATTTTTATGAGCAAATGAATAGCGGTATTAAGGTGTTTTGCGAAGCTAGTTTGGATATTAGAGTGCAAAATTGTGTGAATGATTATCAAAACATTAGCTCGGAATTTTTTTATTTTTGTCTTGAGAGATTAAAGCCTTATTTAGGAAATGCCTTAGTTTATGAGCTAAGCACTGCTTATAATAATAAGGATTTAAAAAGTGTAGCAAAAATACTTTTAATCAATTATTATGATAAGGTCTATAAAAAACCTAAGGAATTTGATTTATTATTAAATCTTGATGATTTAGAAAAAGCTAAAGATATTTTAAATAATTTATAA